From one Cardiobacteriaceae bacterium TAE3-ERU3 genomic stretch:
- a CDS encoding siderophore ABC transporter substrate-binding protein, whose amino-acid sequence MKKTILAALCALTLPVSAFAVDIESARGTIDAPENPQKVVTYDIGVLDTLDALGVEVAGVPNKLFVDYLEKGDAEEVGTLFEPNIEALAALQPDWVVVAGRSAKQYDAVGQVAPTADLTIASEDLYNQALTRLDDLGKVFGKEDEAAAIKERLNGLRDAVKAKTEGTGKALMLLVSGPKISLYGPDSRGGWLEKDLGFDLVEAERAPNVHGGSEGISFEYIAEENPDWLIVIDRAAAIGKDDLENAKSVLDNEVVAQTNAWKNGNVIYLNPADIYIAVGGVQAMENIMKQLDEELPAK is encoded by the coding sequence GTGCTTTAACCCTACCTGTTTCTGCATTTGCGGTTGATATTGAATCCGCACGCGGCACCATCGATGCACCGGAGAACCCACAAAAAGTGGTAACTTACGACATTGGTGTACTTGATACGCTAGACGCACTTGGCGTAGAAGTTGCCGGTGTGCCTAACAAATTGTTTGTCGATTACCTTGAGAAAGGTGATGCGGAAGAAGTCGGTACATTGTTTGAGCCAAATATTGAAGCACTTGCAGCTTTACAGCCAGACTGGGTTGTTGTTGCTGGTCGCTCAGCCAAACAATACGATGCTGTCGGACAAGTTGCGCCCACAGCTGATCTTACCATCGCCAGCGAAGACCTCTACAATCAGGCATTGACCCGCCTTGATGACCTCGGCAAAGTCTTCGGTAAGGAAGACGAAGCAGCGGCGATCAAAGAGCGCCTCAACGGCCTGCGCGATGCAGTTAAAGCCAAGACCGAAGGTACTGGTAAAGCGCTGATGCTGCTGGTGAGTGGCCCTAAAATCTCACTTTACGGCCCCGATTCTCGCGGCGGCTGGTTAGAGAAAGATCTTGGCTTTGATCTCGTTGAAGCCGAGCGCGCGCCAAATGTCCACGGTGGCTCTGAAGGTATCTCATTCGAATACATTGCCGAAGAAAATCCTGATTGGCTGATCGTGATCGACCGCGCTGCGGCAATCGGTAAGGATGACCTCGAAAACGCCAAATCGGTGCTCGACAATGAGGTCGTTGCGCAAACCAACGCATGGAAAAATGGCAATGTGATCTATCTAAACCCAGCTGATATTTATATCGCGGTAGGTGGTGTTCAAGCGATGGAAAACATCATGAAGCAGCTTGATGAAGAGCTTCCGGCCAAATAA
- a CDS encoding iron chelate uptake ABC transporter family permease subunit, giving the protein MPNRVHPIAAIALLLVLFIISLFIGVSSLTLSNLLEPDKLEIFLVSRVPRSFAVLLTGVSMAVAGLVMQMVVHNRFVEPTTAGTAQGAALGLLAAILLFPSAPVMGKMLIGSAGAIISMLVFLRMARHIPPSDPLLLPLVGLIYGGVLGALVTFIAYEKDLLQVVEIWFNGDFSGILRGRYELLWAGGVAAIMLYLLADRLTIVGMGEQMSHALGIPYRQLVLLSMTMVAVMTALVVITVGMVPFIGLVVPNIVRRFVGDNIRHALPWVAWTGMVMLLICDILARTIRFPYEIPVSVIFGVIGAVIFLYLLIRPIRQKN; this is encoded by the coding sequence ATGCCCAATCGAGTTCATCCCATTGCCGCCATTGCACTACTGCTGGTGCTATTCATTATTAGCCTCTTTATTGGCGTGAGCAGTCTGACTTTGAGCAACTTACTCGAGCCCGATAAGCTGGAAATTTTCCTCGTCAGCCGTGTACCGCGTAGCTTCGCCGTTTTATTAACCGGTGTTTCAATGGCAGTTGCCGGGCTGGTGATGCAAATGGTGGTGCACAACCGCTTCGTCGAGCCGACCACAGCCGGTACTGCACAAGGTGCAGCACTGGGCTTGCTCGCAGCCATTTTACTGTTCCCGTCCGCACCGGTGATGGGCAAAATGCTGATCGGTAGTGCTGGTGCAATCATCAGTATGTTGGTCTTTTTGCGCATGGCACGCCATATTCCACCATCTGACCCATTGCTACTACCATTAGTCGGGCTGATTTATGGCGGCGTCCTCGGTGCATTGGTCACTTTTATCGCTTACGAAAAAGACTTACTGCAAGTGGTGGAAATTTGGTTTAACGGTGATTTTTCCGGCATTTTGCGCGGCCGTTACGAGCTTTTATGGGCTGGTGGCGTGGCTGCAATCATGCTTTATCTACTTGCCGACCGCCTGACTATCGTCGGCATGGGTGAGCAGATGAGTCACGCACTCGGCATTCCGTACCGGCAGCTGGTGTTGCTCTCTATGACCATGGTTGCCGTGATGACAGCACTGGTCGTCATCACCGTTGGTATGGTGCCCTTTATCGGGCTGGTTGTGCCCAATATTGTGCGCCGCTTTGTTGGTGACAATATCCGCCATGCTCTGCCGTGGGTCGCTTGGACGGGTATGGTTATGTTGCTTATTTGTGACATCCTCGCGCGCACCATTCGCTTTCCCTATGAAATACCGGTCAGCGTCATTTTTGGCGTCATTGGTGCAGTGATCTTTCTGTATTTATTGATTCGCCCCATTCGCCAAAAAAATTAA
- a CDS encoding sel1 repeat family protein yields the protein MAKRLQTFSIAILSLMAITAVAADCDSGNDCFQKADEALITGNYEQGFELANQGCDKGNADSCAAVGTMYQLGRGVAQDIEQANRHLEQACELGSGDGCAVLASVYLSGQGVAQDLDKAYSMAANGCNVDNAIACMLLGSMQLSGQGSTQDIEAGQANLDKACSMEPLVCPSIEQIRDAAKQAGVIQ from the coding sequence ATGGCCAAACGACTACAGACTTTCTCAATAGCTATACTCAGCCTCATGGCTATTACCGCCGTTGCAGCCGACTGCGATAGCGGCAATGACTGCTTCCAAAAAGCCGATGAAGCCCTGATCACAGGCAACTATGAGCAAGGATTCGAGCTCGCCAACCAAGGCTGTGACAAAGGCAATGCCGATTCATGCGCTGCAGTTGGTACCATGTACCAGCTTGGGCGCGGTGTGGCACAAGACATCGAGCAGGCCAACCGCCATCTCGAGCAAGCCTGCGAACTCGGCAGTGGTGATGGCTGTGCAGTACTTGCCAGCGTTTACTTGAGTGGCCAAGGTGTAGCGCAAGATCTTGATAAAGCCTACAGCATGGCAGCCAATGGTTGTAATGTAGACAACGCCATTGCCTGTATGTTGCTCGGATCGATGCAACTTTCTGGTCAAGGCAGCACTCAAGACATTGAAGCAGGGCAAGCCAATCTCGATAAAGCCTGCTCCATGGAACCACTGGTATGCCCATCAATCGAGCAAATCCGTGATGCGGCCAAGCAAGCTGGCGTAATTCAATAA
- a CDS encoding iron chelate uptake ABC transporter family permease subunit: MPTTRYTHRLLILLMLLAISTAVFLFWQSRGSWDLILPFRGQKIIALLLTGSAIAVATIVFQTLTTNRILTPSIMGLDALYLLLQIVAVAVLGGSGYAQLDARWQFLIDVVLMMGVAGLLFGVLMRYFNRELYRLLLIGVIFGVLCRSLTSFVSRVLSPEDYAVFQGAAFAQFNRIDSTLLGVAAICMIICLAIIWHNRHVLDIIALGRNPAIGLGINHKRVMTGLMMTVAALVAISTALVGPVLFFGLLVSALTYRLFPVPYHRILLPAAALLAGLVLVAGQLIFERLLGFAATLSVAVELLGGVVFIILLLKAKRL, translated from the coding sequence ATGCCAACCACACGCTACACCCACCGCCTCCTCATTCTCCTTATGCTACTCGCGATCAGTACTGCTGTTTTTCTTTTTTGGCAAAGCCGTGGCAGTTGGGATTTAATCTTGCCGTTTCGTGGGCAAAAAATTATCGCTCTACTGCTTACAGGTAGCGCGATAGCCGTTGCCACCATCGTCTTCCAGACGCTCACCACCAACCGCATCCTCACTCCTTCGATTATGGGGCTGGATGCGCTGTATTTACTGCTGCAAATTGTTGCCGTCGCGGTGCTTGGTGGAAGTGGCTATGCCCAGCTCGATGCACGCTGGCAATTCCTGATCGATGTTGTCTTAATGATGGGCGTCGCCGGGCTGCTGTTCGGCGTCCTGATGCGTTATTTCAACCGTGAACTCTATCGCCTGCTGCTGATCGGCGTGATTTTTGGCGTACTGTGCCGCAGCCTGACCAGCTTTGTTTCACGCGTACTCAGCCCTGAGGACTATGCAGTATTCCAAGGTGCGGCGTTTGCCCAATTTAATCGCATCGACAGCACCCTGCTCGGCGTTGCTGCGATTTGCATGATCATTTGCTTAGCCATTATTTGGCACAATCGCCACGTTCTCGACATCATCGCGCTTGGGCGCAACCCCGCTATTGGGCTCGGCATAAACCACAAGCGCGTCATGACCGGGCTGATGATGACCGTTGCCGCACTTGTCGCCATCTCTACTGCACTTGTTGGCCCGGTATTGTTCTTCGGGTTACTGGTCAGTGCTCTCACTTATCGCTTATTCCCCGTTCCTTACCACCGTATTTTGTTGCCCGCTGCTGCGCTGCTTGCCGGCCTCGTACTCGTTGCCGGACAACTCATCTTTGAGCGCCTTCTCGGCTTTGCGGCTACCCTTAGTGTGGCAGTCGAGCTGCTTGGCGGCGTCGTATTCATCATTCTGTTACTCAAAGCAAAACGCCTATGA
- a CDS encoding ATP-binding cassette domain-containing protein, which translates to MITVQHLNHAYGKAPILQDINLTLPSKQLSAIIGPNGAGKSTLLSLIARLETLQSGEIHIDDMSIRDTPTAKLAQKMAILQQHTQFLSRLTINDLLLFARYPYHKGRPKKHDHDTVAQMLDYFQLSDYRQRFIDELSGGQRQRALVAMVFAQDTDLILLDEPLNNLDMYHARQLMQTLRTAVDDWGKTIVIVLHDINYASHYADHITAMQDGKIFANGNTRDVLTQSTISNLYNIEVDIIEHHGKPLCVHF; encoded by the coding sequence ATGATTACCGTCCAACACCTCAATCACGCCTACGGCAAGGCACCTATTCTTCAAGATATCAATCTCACCTTACCCAGCAAACAACTCAGCGCTATCATTGGCCCAAACGGTGCAGGTAAATCGACCCTGCTCAGCCTCATCGCACGCCTTGAGACCTTACAAAGTGGCGAAATACATATCGACGACATGAGCATCCGCGACACACCGACCGCAAAGCTCGCGCAGAAAATGGCAATCTTGCAGCAGCATACCCAGTTTCTCAGCCGCCTGACCATTAACGACCTACTGCTGTTTGCACGCTATCCGTACCACAAAGGCCGCCCGAAAAAGCATGACCACGACACCGTCGCGCAAATGCTCGATTACTTCCAGCTCAGCGACTACCGCCAGCGCTTTATCGATGAACTCTCTGGTGGTCAACGCCAGCGTGCCTTGGTCGCGATGGTCTTTGCACAAGACACCGACCTCATTCTGCTCGACGAACCACTTAACAACCTCGACATGTACCACGCGCGCCAGCTGATGCAAACCCTGCGTACCGCCGTTGATGATTGGGGAAAAACCATTGTCATCGTCCTACACGACATTAATTATGCCAGCCACTACGCTGACCACATCACCGCCATGCAAGACGGCAAAATATTTGCCAATGGAAACACCCGCGACGTCCTTACCCAAAGCACAATCAGCAATTTGTACAACATCGAAGTCGATATCATTGAGCATCACGGCAAGCCGCTGTGTGTACACTTCTAG
- a CDS encoding patatin-like phospholipase family protein — MKLHHLLLTLAALVFYGCASTPFEPAATISDVAQNEGYRANNLISEKYRHDPLFVTVMFSGGGSRAATFGYKVLEALREQDDGKGGHLLDHVGLTFGVSGGSVISMYYALHGEDTFPRFEQVFLRQDFQGNVLDKLFSSDYLFWLSSPEYGRGDLLARQFDEHLFHGATFGDILKQRKGPMSIITASDFTAGHRFNFIQDYFDIICLDLGKYSIARAVAASSAVPVIFTPITINNNAGNCNYRPSKLIAGAEKSAESVSEPTDLAAVRDAFSDRNKRPYLHLVDGGLSDNLGLRTLLDLSHLSDQSEALPIAVDHHEKLVFISVDAARDIDYSADKTAKIPSITTVIEKAIDNTIDRYSHETVRQFERYLASESNNLPVDVYFIRLNLADLKPSPLRDKVQSMSTSFRIEADEIEALQEAVAELLDQSEAYQRLLNSL, encoded by the coding sequence ATGAAATTACACCACCTGCTTTTGACGCTCGCCGCACTCGTCTTTTATGGCTGCGCAAGTACGCCTTTTGAGCCCGCTGCAACCATCAGCGATGTCGCGCAGAACGAAGGTTATCGCGCCAACAACCTGATCAGCGAAAAATACCGCCACGATCCATTGTTCGTCACCGTGATGTTTTCTGGTGGAGGCTCGCGCGCAGCAACCTTTGGTTACAAAGTGCTTGAAGCACTGCGTGAGCAAGATGACGGCAAAGGCGGGCATTTACTCGACCATGTCGGGCTGACATTTGGCGTCTCTGGTGGGTCTGTCATATCTATGTACTATGCCTTGCATGGCGAAGATACCTTCCCTCGCTTTGAGCAAGTATTTCTACGCCAGGACTTTCAGGGCAACGTACTGGATAAGCTGTTTTCATCAGACTATCTATTTTGGCTGTCCTCCCCAGAATATGGCCGTGGCGACCTGCTCGCACGCCAATTTGACGAACACCTTTTCCACGGTGCAACTTTTGGCGACATCCTCAAGCAGCGCAAAGGCCCCATGTCGATCATTACAGCCAGTGATTTCACCGCCGGACATCGCTTCAATTTCATTCAAGATTATTTCGACATCATCTGCCTTGATCTCGGCAAATACTCCATCGCACGCGCAGTTGCTGCATCGAGTGCTGTACCGGTTATCTTTACCCCAATCACCATCAACAACAACGCTGGCAACTGCAATTACCGGCCATCCAAGCTGATCGCAGGTGCTGAAAAAAGTGCTGAATCGGTCAGTGAACCGACTGACCTTGCCGCTGTTCGCGACGCTTTCTCCGATCGCAACAAGCGCCCGTATCTGCACCTGGTTGATGGTGGGCTGAGTGACAACCTCGGCTTGCGTACCCTGCTCGATTTATCACATCTAAGCGATCAAAGCGAAGCGCTACCCATTGCGGTTGATCACCATGAAAAGCTGGTTTTTATCAGCGTTGATGCAGCGCGAGACATCGATTACAGCGCCGATAAAACTGCGAAAATACCCTCTATTACTACAGTAATAGAAAAGGCGATCGACAATACCATCGACCGCTACTCACATGAAACCGTGCGTCAGTTCGAGCGCTATCTCGCCAGCGAAAGCAACAATCTTCCGGTCGATGTGTATTTCATTCGCTTGAACCTTGCTGACCTCAAGCCATCGCCACTGCGTGACAAAGTTCAAAGTATGTCTACCAGCTTCCGAATTGAGGCAGATGAAATAGAAGCGCTACAGGAAGCCGTGGCTGAGCTACTCGATCAATCCGAAGCCTACCAGCGCTTACTGAATAGCTTGTAA
- a CDS encoding AraC family transcriptional regulator yields the protein MPPTPITLNHEDWQQTVSSAVCSIHTCTRPEVQSAIEQHHFRDGFSLMRQSFTSHAPVWHPPFADTGYIGLCFAFSNADSDSLALKHLYHRQMNITSGYAFDGAINYATGQPQHYIALQFSPDYLDSLAEQATLPNWLQRLRRERGIIERITVPQRLRERAWHMLKQPPAVQLTSRLRMESAALDWLADCLELRLSSSKHDPRIDDVIDIIHNEYDQHLTIAKLAQRCGINTCDLKAGFKRRTGHTINTYLTRTRLQAAELLLGERPDLSINIVAALCGYQPGHFSATFKKHHGVTPQQWRQNAR from the coding sequence ATGCCACCAACCCCGATTACGCTGAATCATGAAGACTGGCAGCAAACCGTATCATCTGCGGTTTGCTCGATTCACACCTGCACCCGCCCCGAAGTGCAAAGCGCTATCGAGCAGCACCATTTTCGCGATGGCTTTAGCCTTATGCGCCAATCTTTCACCAGCCACGCTCCGGTATGGCATCCGCCATTTGCCGATACGGGCTACATTGGCTTGTGCTTTGCGTTCAGTAATGCCGACAGCGACAGCCTTGCCCTCAAGCACCTTTATCACCGGCAAATGAATATCACCAGTGGTTATGCCTTTGACGGCGCAATCAATTACGCCACCGGCCAGCCACAGCACTACATCGCTTTGCAATTCTCACCTGACTACCTCGACAGCCTTGCCGAACAGGCCACCTTACCTAACTGGCTACAACGCCTGCGCCGCGAACGCGGTATCATCGAGCGTATCACCGTACCGCAGCGCCTGCGCGAACGTGCATGGCACATGCTCAAGCAACCACCAGCCGTACAGCTCACCAGCCGCCTGCGCATGGAATCTGCCGCGCTGGACTGGCTTGCCGACTGTCTTGAACTACGCCTCTCAAGCAGCAAGCACGACCCGCGCATCGACGACGTCATCGACATCATCCACAATGAATACGATCAGCACCTGACCATTGCCAAGCTTGCACAACGCTGCGGCATCAACACCTGCGACCTCAAAGCTGGCTTCAAACGCCGCACCGGTCACACCATCAATACCTACCTCACCCGCACCCGCCTGCAAGCCGCTGAATTACTGCTCGGCGAGCGACCGGATTTGAGCATCAATATTGTTGCCGCCTTGTGCGGCTACCAACCCGGCCACTTCAGCGCCACCTTCAAAAAGCATCACGGCGTCACGCCACAACAGTGGCGACAAAACGCCCGATAA
- a CDS encoding LLM class flavin-dependent oxidoreductase: protein MNIGFSLSPTWLTPQHDPYLHYDIALYIDVAQRAEAAGIDFIFKPDSLYLSPDSHSHAPKHGSLDPTLLLAAIATHTKRITLITTISTTFVPPYLIARQVQTLQWLSDGRAGWNIVTSLDGAALFGLDAMPDSQSRYARAHEVTALVKALWASHDEDGLHTVEHPDCCGVLNVPMHPHGQAKLFQAGASDDGRDFAAATADAIFAATPNLDSALNLKHDLQQRATAQGRDADAVRVLPGIYLFLGETRDAAQALYEQANSHISREQRLCALNTLLGADFSHCTDDTRLTEKDLPPATTTTRSRTHTNLLRRLICRESPTLGELLIHPEVIHSAHWVIVGTAADACAEIRRWQDAGAIDGFIALPGGGDDSLQRFFDQLMPLLRDTNRRQS, encoded by the coding sequence GTGAATATCGGGTTCAGCTTATCCCCAACATGGCTCACGCCACAGCACGATCCATACCTGCACTACGACATTGCGCTGTATATCGATGTTGCGCAACGCGCCGAAGCCGCGGGCATTGATTTTATATTCAAGCCGGACAGCCTTTATCTCAGCCCCGATTCGCACAGTCACGCCCCCAAACACGGCAGCCTCGACCCAACCTTGCTGCTCGCCGCCATCGCGACGCACACCAAACGCATCACGCTGATCACAACCATCTCGACTACGTTTGTGCCGCCTTACCTGATTGCGCGGCAAGTACAAACCCTGCAATGGCTAAGTGACGGTCGTGCCGGCTGGAACATCGTCACCTCGCTTGACGGTGCCGCTCTGTTCGGACTCGATGCCATGCCCGATAGCCAAAGCCGTTACGCGCGTGCCCACGAAGTCACCGCATTGGTCAAAGCACTGTGGGCAAGCCATGATGAAGATGGCTTGCACACCGTTGAGCATCCTGATTGCTGTGGCGTGCTCAATGTACCAATGCACCCGCACGGTCAGGCCAAGCTGTTTCAGGCGGGTGCATCAGACGACGGGCGCGATTTTGCCGCCGCCACTGCTGATGCCATCTTTGCCGCCACACCAAATCTCGACAGCGCACTCAATCTCAAGCACGACCTGCAACAACGTGCCACAGCACAAGGGCGTGATGCAGATGCCGTGCGCGTCTTACCCGGCATTTATCTGTTTCTCGGTGAAACCCGCGATGCCGCACAAGCACTTTACGAACAGGCGAACAGCCACATCAGCCGCGAGCAGCGCCTCTGCGCACTCAACACTTTACTTGGTGCTGATTTCAGCCACTGCACTGATGACACCCGCCTCACCGAGAAAGACTTGCCACCAGCGACAACTACAACGCGCAGCCGCACCCACACTAACCTACTACGCCGCCTTATTTGCCGTGAATCACCAACGCTTGGCGAGCTGCTCATCCACCCCGAAGTCATTCATTCCGCGCATTGGGTCATCGTCGGCACGGCGGCCGATGCCTGCGCCGAAATTCGCCGCTGGCAAGATGCAGGCGCAATAGACGGCTTTATTGCTCTGCCCGGCGGTGGTGATGATTCCCTACAACGCTTTTTTGACCAACTTATGCCGCTCTTGCGCGACACCAACCGGAGACAATCATGA
- a CDS encoding TonB-dependent receptor: MKQKTLYCTIALLLANAAQAQSIQPVALDAITVTGERIERNLFNTASSVAIISDEKIANNPHQQTIKETIANLPNIAQPMTVGAPIIRGQATQGPNERATAFFSGTVPRATINIDGQPLSFNDLSFGVNNLWDVERVEAFRGPQTTSQGANSIAGAIVVNSKDPTFTPEASGQLIYGSRDKKRASLAASGALIDDNLAARIALDYYDRDTFRHFINPDFNPGDASTDLQAKNARVKFLYLPSAIPELEAKLTLNHRDSTGPQAEVVSEPFSALQDDRNTEVSWKINSNAAIADLSYDFSPNVTLHNQLQASKLNVRRITNPMDNGGANIDQHDISNETRLTFSSDDKSLSGVGGLYLRRTDAEESLSTFGRQPGTILKHIFDDEKRSSGVYGELTYQVTDQLALTGGLRWQQDSFQRSGSSGLAPGMHLNYDGSFHALLPKFVANYQFNDQFNAGVMVNKGYNPGGVSFSFTQRKFIPFKPEQVWNYELFSRASLLDNRLHLNANLFYSDYKDAQRFVRIPLPNPGNSGLNADTFTVNAERATAWGSELAADYAVNERLNLNANLGVLKTKINRFSNTVADYQGKSFELAPSYTFGLGAQWKINDQWQLSGNLKRTGSYYSDDLNTEGYKIAPYTVVNAKLDWQPHDNIKVFTYVNNLFNDQSPTAIFAPGRGQSLKTADIVAPREFGVGIRADF, from the coding sequence ATGAAACAAAAGACCCTCTACTGCACCATCGCACTCTTGCTCGCCAACGCCGCACAAGCGCAAAGCATCCAACCGGTTGCACTTGACGCCATCACCGTCACCGGTGAGCGCATCGAGCGCAACCTATTCAATACTGCCAGCTCGGTCGCCATCATCAGCGACGAGAAAATTGCCAACAACCCGCACCAGCAAACGATCAAAGAAACCATTGCCAACCTGCCCAATATCGCCCAACCCATGACGGTTGGCGCACCCATCATTCGTGGCCAGGCAACACAAGGGCCAAACGAACGCGCCACCGCCTTTTTTAGTGGCACCGTACCACGTGCGACCATCAACATTGACGGTCAACCACTGAGCTTTAACGATCTCAGCTTTGGCGTCAATAACCTGTGGGATGTCGAACGCGTCGAAGCCTTCCGCGGTCCGCAAACCACCAGCCAGGGCGCAAACAGCATCGCCGGTGCCATTGTGGTCAACAGCAAAGACCCGACCTTCACCCCCGAAGCCAGCGGGCAGCTGATCTACGGCAGCCGTGACAAAAAGCGTGCCTCACTCGCCGCATCTGGTGCACTAATTGACGACAACCTTGCTGCGCGCATCGCACTCGACTACTACGACCGTGATACCTTCCGCCACTTCATCAACCCCGACTTCAACCCCGGCGACGCCAGCACTGATCTTCAGGCAAAAAATGCACGGGTCAAGTTTCTCTACCTGCCAAGCGCCATCCCAGAACTCGAAGCCAAGCTGACCTTGAACCACCGCGACTCGACCGGTCCACAGGCCGAAGTCGTCAGCGAACCCTTCAGCGCGCTGCAAGACGACCGGAATACCGAGGTCAGCTGGAAAATCAACAGCAATGCCGCGATTGCCGATCTGAGCTACGATTTCAGCCCAAACGTCACCTTGCACAACCAGCTACAGGCCAGCAAACTTAACGTTCGACGCATCACCAACCCCATGGATAACGGCGGTGCAAATATCGACCAGCATGACATTAGCAACGAAACTCGCCTGACTTTCTCAAGTGACGACAAAAGCCTCAGTGGCGTTGGTGGACTGTACCTGCGCCGCACTGATGCAGAAGAATCCCTGTCAACCTTCGGGCGGCAACCCGGCACCATCCTCAAGCATATCTTTGATGACGAAAAACGCAGCAGTGGCGTGTATGGAGAACTCACCTATCAGGTCACTGACCAACTCGCCCTGACCGGCGGTTTGCGTTGGCAACAAGACAGCTTCCAGCGTAGCGGCAGCAGCGGACTGGCTCCCGGTATGCACCTAAACTACGATGGCAGCTTCCACGCACTGCTGCCTAAATTCGTCGCCAACTACCAATTCAATGACCAATTCAACGCCGGCGTCATGGTCAACAAAGGCTACAACCCTGGCGGCGTCAGCTTCAGCTTTACCCAGCGTAAATTCATTCCGTTCAAGCCCGAGCAAGTGTGGAACTACGAGCTGTTCAGCCGTGCCAGCCTACTCGACAACCGCTTGCACCTCAATGCCAACCTGTTTTACAGCGACTACAAAGACGCACAGCGCTTTGTGCGCATCCCACTACCCAACCCTGGAAACAGCGGTTTAAACGCCGACACCTTCACCGTCAATGCCGAACGCGCCACTGCATGGGGCAGTGAATTGGCCGCTGATTATGCGGTCAACGAGCGCCTCAACCTCAATGCCAACCTCGGCGTACTCAAGACCAAAATCAACCGCTTCAGCAATACCGTTGCCGATTATCAGGGCAAATCATTCGAGCTTGCACCGAGCTACACCTTCGGCCTCGGCGCACAGTGGAAAATTAACGACCAATGGCAACTCTCAGGTAACCTGAAACGCACTGGCAGCTACTACAGCGACGACCTCAATACAGAAGGTTACAAAATCGCCCCATACACCGTGGTCAACGCCAAACTCGACTGGCAACCGCACGACAACATCAAGGTATTCACCTACGTCAATAATCTGTTCAATGACCAGTCGCCAACAGCCATTTTCGCCCCCGGCCGTGGCCAGAGCTTAAAAACAGCCGATATTGTCGCACCGCGCGAATTTGGTGTTGGCATCCGTGCGGATTTCTGA
- a CDS encoding ABC transporter substrate-binding protein: MNYFRKLALLSSIGLCILTAQAMEIDTARGTVDLPDAPHPLVVYNLGALDTLLALGVPIDGVPQNTYREQDIPGNPAPVGSIFEADLEAVATLQPKLVIVGERSRKQYDTLRELAPTIDLSLGANGGEHIYQNGITRARQLAALYGKQTEAENLIASLEASRDAAKAAAQNSGSGLIILTSGRIISLLGKDSLIGWLVQELDLDLIDDKPQSRITDIEPISFEYLAAKQPDWLIVIDRDQAIGQASGSNAETLFDNELVAQTPAAKNKRIIFLDGKDASLAIGGLSTMQRTLDTLGNALKP; the protein is encoded by the coding sequence ATGAATTATTTTCGTAAACTGGCATTATTATCATCAATTGGCCTGTGCATACTCACTGCACAGGCGATGGAGATCGATACCGCACGTGGAACGGTCGATCTACCCGATGCACCACATCCATTGGTTGTCTATAATCTTGGTGCGCTGGATACATTGCTCGCGCTCGGCGTACCCATCGACGGTGTGCCGCAAAATACTTACCGCGAGCAAGATATACCCGGCAATCCTGCCCCTGTCGGCAGCATCTTTGAAGCAGATCTCGAAGCCGTCGCCACACTGCAACCGAAGCTGGTCATCGTCGGAGAACGCTCGCGTAAACAATACGACACCTTGCGCGAACTCGCACCCACCATTGATCTATCACTTGGCGCTAACGGCGGTGAACATATTTACCAAAACGGCATCACCCGCGCCCGCCAACTCGCCGCCCTATACGGCAAGCAAACCGAAGCTGAAAATCTTATCGCCAGCCTCGAAGCCAGCCGCGATGCAGCCAAAGCTGCCGCACAAAACAGCGGAAGCGGGCTAATCATACTGACCAGTGGCCGCATTATTTCGCTGCTTGGCAAAGACTCACTGATCGGCTGGCTGGTGCAGGAACTCGATCTTGACCTGATCGACGACAAACCACAAAGCCGCATCACCGACATCGAACCGATCAGTTTTGAATATCTCGCTGCCAAACAGCCCGACTGGCTGATTGTCATCGACCGAGACCAAGCCATCGGGCAGGCATCAGGCAGCAATGCCGAGACACTGTTTGATAACGAGCTGGTCGCGCAAACACCGGCGGCCAAAAATAAACGCATCATTTTCCTTGACGGCAAAGACGCCTCACTCGCCATAGGCGGCCTCAGCACAATGCAACGCACATTGGACACACTAGGTAATGCTTTGAAGCCATAA